The nucleotide window GCGATACATGGCCATGCGGTCGGCGTTTTCCTGGACCGCTTCAAAGGCGCTTTTAAGCTCAACAAAATTGGCATAGCCGGATTTTAATTTGACAACGTCCTTTATTTTACTCATCGTCTGTTCCCCCTTCAGAATTTATTAAATCGGGAGTGGTGTCGTCCGGCATTTTTCGCTTTCCGGGCATATCCCAAACGAATACAGCAAGGCGAGCCAACATGCCTTGACGGCATTCAATCGCCTCAGAGTTCCATTGATCGAAAGTGATTAAATGTTCCACGGCACGATTTAGCTGGGTGTTCAATCCAACCTTCGGTTTTTCAGCTAAAGAACGTGTTAAGAGGTAGGAAGATTGGCGATAGCCAGGTACCTTTTTCTGATAATGGTCATTTGAAACCGAAGTATTAATGGTCTTTTCAAGCAGCGTAAGATTACCGAGTTTTTCAACATACTCTTTATACAGCTTTTTTTTATCAAAGGCCTCTTTCACCTCGTTTGTTGGATTCTGCGGTAGGATGTGTTCCACCTCAACCGTTGAGGCGATGTATTGGTCGAGGCTGTCGTGAGCCGGATTATTCCAGGCCTGTTGCTCTATATACTGGGTTAGCTTAGCCAGAATATACCGCATACGATATTGTTGGATTCTCGATTGTTTCAGTTCCTTGAAAGCAAAATCAAATGAAGCGCGCCTTTTTTCAAGATCTGACATAAATTTGTCGTGTATGAATTGCTCCAAGGCGGTTTCGTCCTTGGCCTTCCGCAGATCGGCAGACCAAATGGCGAAATTTCGTTCGAAAGTACGTGTAGGCTCCCTGGTGATAATATAACAAAAAAATAGGTTTTCAATCGCACGGCACAGTCGAGAGAACTCCTGCTGAGGCAAATGACGCCCGGCTAAAAGCAATATAAAGTGCTGACGTGCAGCACCGCTTAATAGTGTGAGGTTTTTCAGATAAGGGTTTATGGCCCCGGTCACGTCCTTGGCACTTAGAAAACTACGCCATGAAGTCGCGCATTCAAGCAGCGTTTTAAGAAAAACAAGCGGTTTATCTTCCAACCCGGCCAATTTGGAATTTTTTGTAAACCAATCGTATATTTCGTCTTCTCGAAGGGGTTTTTTTGAATCAAGTTCAAAATGAGCCATGATGAAATATCGTAGAAAACGCAGAGGCTTTTCCCCGCAAGCCCCTAAGGTATCGATTAAATCCTTCCAGCGCTGTTTAAGCGTTGGGTATTCAGCAGGAGATGTCTTCATAAAGAGCAGATTCTTTAATAAATCCATCGCATTCAGACCAACTCCTCTGTCGTTAACCGTCTCGAAAACTTTTAGGGCGTTTGTAAGGGATGGGGTAATGATGCGGATCAGTTTTACCCGCTTGGTAAAGGTGGCATAGAATAGCTTGAGCTTCTTTGGTGAAGAATCGCAATTGATTCTCAAAAAATCGCAAATATCCTGATAAGCAGACCGGATGCGTTTGACTGAAATGGTGTTTTCGGCGATTTCTTCCAGATGAGCAGGATCATCGACTATCTTTTTTAAGATCCCCTTGCTATCATCATACTGAAGAACTAATCGGTGTCTAAAATCCTCTTCACCATAGTCGTTTATCGATGCAAACGCGATTTGGCTGAGCAAGGTACTGTGTGGTTCTTCGTTAATCTCTTTCAGTAAATCGCGGATAGCACACAGCACCAGATAAATACTTGTCATCCGCTGCTGACCATCAATAAGGCTAAATGTTCCATCATCCGCCCTACATACGACAATGCTGCCCAAAAAATACTCGGTTCCCTTTATAATAATTCCATCTTCATCATAAAATTCATCAAGCACATCCTGGAGCAGCTTCTCAACCTGTTCACGTTCCCAGACAAATTCACGCTGGAAATCGGGAACAGTGTAAAAATCTTTATACAGATCTTCGATGGACAGATCTTTTGACTCGATTTTCACGCTCTCCTGGGTCATTTTAGGCTCTCCACAATCGGTGTTAATCGGTCGTATTCCTCAAGGCATTTGCGCTTGGACATGAACTCGCCGAAGGCTTTTTTCTCTTTCTTTTTAAGCACCGGAAAGGTTTCCAGGATGTAGGCGAAATCATCGCGTGAAAGGCCGTAAAGGTGAGCCACGTAGGCGTCGATTTCGGCTCGAAGCTGTGCCCTGTCGCCGGTGTCTCGTCGGTCGGGCATGCGGTCGTGCACGCCGCAATGGGGTCCCCATTCTGGTGTTAGATTTTTGGCTCCGTCCCGCAGGCGTTTTCGGATTTCCTGTTCATGAGCAGGACCGTAGGCATCGATTGGGGCTGATGGCGGATACCAGAAAGTTTGAGACTGCCAGCTGGTTGAAAAGGTCTTCTCCCAGAGCGCATAAAAATCATCTTTCACACAAATAAGTCTAAGTGCACGAGCAATTAAGAAGGAGTCGCCAGCGAGCATTGTCAAAGGTAATGGTAACTGCTCAATGTGGAAAATATTTACATTAGATGTTGTCCGAAAGCGTATACAAAAATCGAGGACATGCGAATTTAATATCGCCAGTATTGTAAGAACAGGTAATGAATTTATTTGCTGTGTATTGATATTAATGCATGTGCACTTTACTTCACATAGATACTGCCGAGGAATAATGGTGGCAATTAGTGTCCTTTCATTTGTTGCGGCAGCAACTCCACGAAAACAAAGCCGGTAGTGAGAGGGACCTCTCCTTGGTAAATTGTGATATTTCTTTTTTGCCAGATCCGCTGCGTTGTTTTCCTCTACCCAAAATCTTGGCTCGCTAAAATAAGGATCAAATTGCCATATGTTTTTCCCTTCCCATAGCGGAAGGCCCTTACTTTCAGTGTTCAGAATAGAAGCATCTGATGTAACATTCAGTTCCTGGTAGATATCTATCTGTTTATAACTCCCTATGATCTCACCATTTTCGTAACATTTTGAAAGTATATCAATGGAGCGAGCATCCTCTACTTCGAGTGGTGTTAGGGTGCTTGGAGAGAACCTACGAATTTGGTCAAGGGTCATTGTTATAGATATCGAGTCGATAGCAGGCAATCGCTCAGGATTATGTTTCATGAAGGCGCACTTGAACCGGTCCGTTTCCCCACCTTTTTGTGTGCCGAAGGTGACGAACTTAAAGCGACCATCCACTGCGCTAAAAACAGTGGGCCACCGGTTTTCAAAGCAGTACAGAAACTCTATTTGGCTGCTACCAAAAAACCGTTGTCGCAATGGCTGGCACCCTTGGTCTGTATAAAGTCCGCTCGGCACCACGATCCCCATGCGACCGCTGTTTTTCAAAATAGCGAAGAAACGTTCGAGGAAGGCTTTGTAAAGATCAATCTTCCCTTTCTGAAGAGATGTATATGCCTCGGGCTCTTTGAAATAAGCTGAAGCATCCTTAAATCCCGCCTCATATTTCTGCCACCTTTCAACTATAATCGGATGTTGCCTGTGTAGTTTATTAATGACCTTCAATGCTTCCTGTTTTTTATATTTTCTGAAATCCGGATCATAAGTGACATAGAATTCCTGAGTATTTGGTTGCAGTACGTCCCAGGGTGGATTGCCGACCGTCGCCGAGAATCCTCCCACTCCGTTAAGGCCGAATACGTCGGGAAACTCCAGAGGCCAGTGATAAAAATGGTGCCATTTTCGATATGCCTTTACCGTTTCCAGAATCTCAGGCAGCGCAGGATTCAG belongs to Acidobacteriota bacterium and includes:
- a CDS encoding DUF262 domain-containing HNH endonuclease family protein, yielding MKIESKDLSIEDLYKDFYTVPDFQREFVWEREQVEKLLQDVLDEFYDEDGIIIKGTEYFLGSIVVCRADDGTFSLIDGQQRMTSIYLVLCAIRDLLKEINEEPHSTLLSQIAFASINDYGEEDFRHRLVLQYDDSKGILKKIVDDPAHLEEIAENTISVKRIRSAYQDICDFLRINCDSSPKKLKLFYATFTKRVKLIRIITPSLTNALKVFETVNDRGVGLNAMDLLKNLLFMKTSPAEYPTLKQRWKDLIDTLGACGEKPLRFLRYFIMAHFELDSKKPLREDEIYDWFTKNSKLAGLEDKPLVFLKTLLECATSWRSFLSAKDVTGAINPYLKNLTLLSGAARQHFILLLAGRHLPQQEFSRLCRAIENLFFCYIITREPTRTFERNFAIWSADLRKAKDETALEQFIHDKFMSDLEKRRASFDFAFKELKQSRIQQYRMRYILAKLTQYIEQQAWNNPAHDSLDQYIASTVEVEHILPQNPTNEVKEAFDKKKLYKEYVEKLGNLTLLEKTINTSVSNDHYQKKVPGYRQSSYLLTRSLAEKPKVGLNTQLNRAVEHLITFDQWNSEAIECRQGMLARLAVFVWDMPGKRKMPDDTTPDLINSEGGTDDE